A region of Reichenbachiella carrageenanivorans DNA encodes the following proteins:
- the dnaG gene encoding DNA primase translates to MIKSQTIEEIKSRMDIYEVVSDFVALKKSGSSYKALSPFTNEKTPSFMVSPAKGIFKCFSTGKGGDAITFLMEVDGLSYLEALKYLAQKYAIAIEEDEADPNYLAEQSIRESLFITLNFAKDHFVKNLWETNEGKSIGLSYYKERGFSEETIRRFDLGYSLDQWQGLMDAAKSAGYKDEFLEQTGLKIVKEDKAYDRFRGRVVFPIHNITGKVIAFGARTLKSNEKGPKYINSPETELYTKSKILYGIFQAKNEIRNQENCYLVEGYTDVVSLSQAGITNVVASSGTSLTEEQIKLIQRYTKNVTVLFDGDKAGIKASMRGIDMMLTGGLNVKAVPFPEGEDPDSYSKKLGGMAFKEYLDDNAQDFIAFKTGVFLKDGGDDPIKKAESIREIVHSISLIPDPIKRTVYIQECSRLLHVDEGTLISETNKLLLKSSKEKWEAPMPELPPEAYEPQQNETNVSRDEIIQVQERESIRMLLNYGAELIDGLEGDQMHLADYFMSESEDITFETPIYSQILEIFKTNLANGEVTSIKDFLDHNDPEIKRAAVDLSTDRYEISANWSEKFQINVAHESQTLKNSTYTNILRLKFRIIQKMIAENMENLKSASEEEQINKFLSIQGDLKSMEMTIAKILGNVTVK, encoded by the coding sequence TTGATCAAGAGTCAAACCATAGAAGAAATCAAAAGCAGGATGGATATCTATGAGGTAGTGAGCGACTTTGTAGCCCTCAAAAAATCTGGTTCTAGCTACAAGGCTCTCAGCCCATTCACCAATGAGAAGACCCCCTCTTTTATGGTCTCTCCTGCCAAGGGCATTTTCAAGTGTTTTAGTACAGGCAAAGGTGGAGATGCCATCACTTTCCTAATGGAAGTAGACGGACTCAGCTACCTAGAAGCCCTCAAATATCTGGCACAGAAATACGCCATTGCTATAGAAGAAGACGAAGCCGACCCCAACTACCTAGCAGAGCAAAGCATTCGCGAAAGCTTATTCATCACACTCAATTTTGCCAAGGATCATTTTGTAAAAAATCTATGGGAGACGAATGAAGGTAAAAGCATTGGTCTCTCCTACTATAAGGAAAGGGGCTTCAGTGAAGAAACCATCAGGCGATTTGACCTCGGCTACTCGCTAGACCAATGGCAAGGCTTGATGGATGCGGCCAAATCTGCAGGCTACAAAGATGAATTTCTAGAACAAACAGGCCTCAAAATAGTTAAGGAAGACAAAGCTTATGATCGCTTTCGAGGAAGAGTAGTTTTTCCTATTCATAACATTACCGGCAAGGTAATCGCCTTTGGTGCGCGTACGCTCAAAAGCAACGAAAAAGGACCTAAGTATATCAACAGTCCTGAAACAGAACTATACACCAAGAGCAAAATCCTCTATGGTATCTTTCAGGCAAAAAATGAAATTAGGAATCAGGAAAACTGCTACCTAGTAGAAGGCTACACGGACGTGGTATCGCTAAGCCAAGCAGGTATCACCAATGTAGTAGCATCCTCTGGCACTTCTCTGACCGAAGAGCAAATCAAACTGATCCAGCGATATACCAAAAACGTAACCGTCCTATTCGATGGAGACAAAGCTGGCATCAAAGCCTCCATGCGTGGCATCGACATGATGCTAACTGGCGGGCTTAATGTGAAAGCAGTACCTTTTCCTGAAGGAGAAGATCCAGATAGCTACTCTAAAAAACTAGGTGGCATGGCTTTCAAAGAATATTTGGATGACAATGCTCAGGATTTCATTGCGTTCAAAACTGGCGTTTTCCTCAAAGACGGCGGAGACGACCCCATCAAAAAAGCGGAAAGCATTCGTGAGATCGTACACAGCATCTCGCTGATCCCCGATCCGATCAAACGAACCGTCTATATACAGGAGTGTAGCCGACTACTCCATGTAGATGAAGGCACGCTCATCAGCGAGACCAACAAGCTCTTGCTCAAAAGCAGTAAGGAAAAATGGGAAGCACCTATGCCCGAGCTTCCACCAGAAGCCTACGAGCCGCAACAAAACGAAACCAATGTAAGCCGAGATGAGATCATACAAGTACAAGAAAGAGAAAGCATACGCATGCTACTCAACTATGGCGCAGAACTGATCGATGGTTTAGAAGGCGACCAAATGCACTTGGCGGACTATTTTATGTCCGAATCTGAAGACATTACTTTTGAGACTCCCATCTATAGTCAAATTTTAGAAATTTTTAAGACCAATTTGGCAAATGGCGAGGTGACTAGCATTAAAGATTTTCTAGATCATAATGATCCAGAGATAAAACGCGCAGCAGTAGACTTGTCCACAGACCGTTACGAAATCAGCGCCAACTGGTCTGAAAAGTTTCAGATCAATGTGGCACATGAGTCTCAAACATTAAAAAATTCAACTTATACTAATATCTTGCGGCTCAAATTCCGTATCATTCAAAAAATGATAGCTGAAAACATGGAAAACCTAAAGTCAGCTAGCGAAGAAGAGCAGATAAATAAATTTTTAAGTATCCAAGGAGATTTAAAAAGCATGGAAATGACCATCGCAAAAATTCTTGGAAATGTAACCGTGAAGTAA
- a CDS encoding RNA polymerase sigma factor, whose protein sequence is MSTATLLDIAMNHSEQIIDRAKLGDKGAFNKLVSLWHKRIYNFSLKYFNDHDLATEATQKTFIKVFDHLGQLKEVEKFKSWIYVIALNQCREEDRKFSRMSKLFVSSDEVTETKHKEKHTTSPETDYVRTEMSNIVTQAINELGEEQKTVLIMKEYEGLKFREIAEILSISENTVKSRLYYGLSHLKKILEQSRAFNESYHERK, encoded by the coding sequence ATGAGTACGGCGACCTTGCTAGACATTGCGATGAATCATTCGGAGCAGATCATTGACCGCGCCAAACTTGGAGACAAGGGAGCTTTTAATAAGCTCGTGAGTCTATGGCACAAGAGAATCTACAATTTCTCTTTAAAGTACTTCAATGATCACGACCTAGCCACCGAAGCCACTCAAAAGACTTTCATCAAGGTATTCGATCACTTGGGGCAATTGAAAGAAGTGGAGAAATTCAAATCTTGGATATACGTCATTGCCCTGAACCAGTGCAGAGAGGAAGACCGGAAATTTAGCCGAATGTCAAAGCTGTTTGTGTCCTCTGATGAAGTAACTGAGACCAAACACAAAGAAAAGCATACTACTAGTCCAGAAACGGATTATGTACGAACTGAAATGAGCAACATCGTGACCCAAGCCATCAACGAGCTAGGCGAAGAACAAAAAACGGTGCTGATCATGAAAGAATACGAAGGACTCAAGTTCCGTGAAATCGCTGAGATATTAAGTATCTCAGAAAACACAGTAAAATCCAGACTGTACTATGGACTGAGCCACTTAAAAAAAATATTAGAACAGAGCAGAGCATTTAATGAATCATACCATGAGAGAAAATAA
- a CDS encoding T9SS-dependent choice-of-anchor J family protein — MKILLFLFLLGFGQWTHAQDRCGTTQFNETASLLEEDESKAQFEDWLKTRINLKQARSRQFDLLSTVVYEIPVVVHVVHNGESLGTNGNIPDAQILNQIETLNEDFRRLNDDASDTPTDFLPVAADVNIEFVLAKRDSEGLPTTGIVRVKGNQSNYTLSEAEALAANSYWPAEEYFNIWVADLRGDLLGFAKFPISNEPGMDVEPNLNRLIDGVYVDYAYFGTAHNADSFSKGRTMTHETGHWLGLRHVWGDGGCGVDDYCADTPAQSSSTSGCPDVGDAFSCSSNDMFQNYMDYTDDVCMNLFTKEQSDRMRVVLESSPRRKELLSSLGGIAPVLVDNDLGVRAIISPTFGNCNATIVPSVEVRNYGTNDITSFNLEVLVDEAVIETKLVTDVLTQGQSTVVSFSSYTLTSDVLEVSYKVAQVNAMTDANVENDCKWVKVFLPVSTTIPFLEEFTNEELAAVPNWKLSNNKTETPAWTYEEAPKLIATNVAATLNYFGSTDDHFGEQDYLISPVFDLSNVTAADFKFKYAYASLSGNQTDALTVVVSTDCGATFPKDNIIFQEIGADLATVSQSATTYVPSGPGDWVTVEESMSQFLGEEVVIAFIGNNGGGNQIYVDDIELYSVAVNDYDIAIVETVGPPVVSCSGDVTINVEIKNFGEYEVNIFEIAYQIGDQGEQMTIDDVLIPSGLSGVVSLDISDVDQGSHELTVSVSRPNGVLDQDPSNNFTVAYFDVDDFSEEIPLRERFTKLLESSDWHFVRSDAPADWVMSEFRVDNVSNYAPTVRGYELTNLGVENWMVSPVLDFSNTDAASMTFDVSYANKTGRNEQLEVWGSVDCGETYTIELYNKKGGNLAVKPSDTEWVPKDSLDWRNEFLALEELVGFSEVRLAFVVTNENGNNLYLDNIELYVSDEEEQLEITETMRAFPNPASDYINVKFNFNIKEEVLIRLVSLDGEIITEESFPNTINQTYRLNRLPVTNNGMYLLQVLGRYTNLSSKVYIRK; from the coding sequence TTGAAAATCCTTTTATTTCTTTTTTTGCTGGGTTTTGGCCAATGGACTCATGCGCAAGATCGGTGTGGAACTACCCAGTTTAATGAAACAGCGTCGTTATTAGAAGAAGATGAGTCCAAAGCTCAATTTGAAGATTGGCTCAAAACCAGAATCAATCTAAAACAAGCCCGCAGCAGGCAGTTTGATTTGCTTAGTACAGTCGTGTATGAGATACCCGTTGTAGTACACGTTGTGCACAATGGCGAGTCCTTAGGGACGAATGGAAATATCCCTGATGCCCAGATACTTAATCAAATAGAAACCCTCAATGAAGATTTTCGCAGACTCAATGACGATGCCTCTGATACTCCAACGGATTTCTTGCCTGTCGCGGCCGATGTAAACATCGAGTTTGTACTTGCCAAAAGAGATTCAGAAGGCCTGCCAACTACAGGTATCGTGCGGGTAAAAGGAAATCAGTCTAATTATACACTGTCGGAAGCGGAAGCGTTGGCTGCCAATAGCTACTGGCCTGCCGAAGAATACTTTAATATCTGGGTGGCAGACCTGAGAGGAGACCTGTTGGGTTTTGCTAAATTTCCAATTTCGAATGAGCCTGGCATGGATGTCGAACCCAACCTCAATCGATTGATTGATGGTGTGTACGTGGACTACGCCTATTTTGGTACTGCACACAATGCAGATAGTTTTTCGAAAGGGAGAACCATGACACACGAAACAGGCCATTGGCTGGGTCTCAGGCATGTATGGGGTGATGGAGGCTGTGGAGTAGATGATTATTGTGCAGACACACCTGCTCAATCTTCGAGTACTTCGGGTTGTCCAGATGTGGGAGATGCTTTCTCATGTAGTTCCAATGATATGTTTCAAAATTATATGGACTATACTGATGATGTTTGTATGAACCTTTTCACAAAAGAACAAAGCGATCGTATGCGAGTGGTATTGGAAAGCAGCCCGCGGCGAAAAGAACTTTTAAGTAGTTTGGGAGGAATAGCCCCCGTTCTTGTAGATAACGACCTAGGAGTACGAGCGATCATTTCGCCTACATTTGGCAACTGTAATGCCACTATAGTCCCTTCTGTGGAAGTCAGAAATTATGGTACTAATGACATCACTAGTTTCAACCTAGAAGTATTGGTTGATGAGGCGGTAATAGAGACTAAGTTAGTTACTGATGTGCTGACTCAAGGTCAGTCTACGGTGGTTAGCTTTTCTAGCTATACACTGACTTCTGACGTATTGGAGGTGTCGTACAAAGTAGCTCAGGTAAATGCCATGACGGATGCCAATGTTGAAAATGATTGCAAATGGGTCAAGGTGTTTTTGCCTGTTTCTACAACTATTCCTTTTTTGGAAGAATTTACGAATGAAGAGTTGGCTGCAGTTCCGAATTGGAAGTTGTCAAACAATAAGACAGAGACACCAGCTTGGACGTATGAAGAGGCTCCTAAGCTAATCGCTACGAATGTAGCTGCTACTTTAAATTATTTCGGTTCAACGGATGATCATTTTGGGGAACAAGATTACCTGATTAGTCCTGTATTCGACTTGTCCAATGTGACTGCTGCTGATTTTAAATTTAAATATGCTTACGCTAGTTTGTCAGGCAACCAGACAGATGCGCTTACAGTCGTGGTATCTACTGATTGTGGAGCTACTTTCCCAAAAGACAATATTATTTTCCAAGAGATAGGAGCCGATCTGGCCACCGTCTCCCAAAGTGCTACCACTTATGTGCCTTCAGGGCCTGGAGACTGGGTAACGGTAGAGGAAAGTATGAGCCAATTTTTGGGAGAGGAAGTAGTTATTGCATTCATTGGTAACAATGGCGGCGGCAACCAGATTTATGTGGATGATATTGAGTTGTATTCTGTTGCAGTAAACGATTATGATATTGCGATTGTAGAGACTGTTGGCCCTCCAGTAGTGAGTTGTTCGGGAGATGTGACTATAAATGTTGAGATTAAAAATTTTGGAGAATATGAGGTTAATATATTTGAAATAGCCTATCAAATAGGAGATCAGGGGGAGCAGATGACAATCGATGATGTATTGATTCCGTCGGGACTTTCTGGGGTGGTATCCTTGGATATTTCTGATGTGGATCAGGGAAGCCATGAGTTGACTGTATCAGTGAGCCGTCCCAATGGTGTACTAGACCAAGACCCTTCTAATAATTTCACGGTGGCCTATTTTGATGTGGATGATTTCTCTGAAGAGATTCCTCTTAGAGAGCGATTTACTAAGTTATTGGAATCGTCTGACTGGCATTTTGTGCGATCCGATGCCCCTGCCGATTGGGTAATGTCTGAGTTTAGAGTCGACAATGTGAGTAATTATGCGCCCACAGTAAGAGGCTATGAATTGACGAATCTAGGTGTTGAAAACTGGATGGTAAGTCCAGTGCTGGATTTTTCTAATACCGATGCGGCTTCGATGACTTTTGATGTGTCTTATGCTAACAAGACTGGTAGAAACGAGCAGTTGGAAGTATGGGGCTCGGTGGATTGTGGGGAAACATATACCATAGAGCTATACAATAAAAAAGGTGGGAATTTGGCTGTGAAGCCTAGTGATACAGAATGGGTACCTAAGGATAGTTTGGATTGGCGTAATGAGTTTTTGGCTCTAGAAGAGCTGGTGGGCTTTTCTGAAGTTAGGTTGGCTTTTGTCGTGACCAACGAAAATGGGAATAACCTGTATTTGGACAATATAGAACTGTATGTGTCTGATGAAGAAGAGCAGTTAGAGATTACAGAAACCATGAGAGCCTTTCCCAATCCAGCATCAGATTACATAAATGTGAAGTTCAACTTCAATATTAAAGAAGAGGTGCTGATTAGACTTGTAAGTCTCGATGGAGAGATCATTACAGAAGAAAGTTTCCCTAATACGATCAACCAAACTTACCGACTGAATCGTCTGCCTGTGACTAATAATGGGATGTATTTGTTGCAAGTACTGGGGCGATATACCAATTTATCTAGTAAGGTTTACATTAGGAAGTAG
- a CDS encoding Mrp/NBP35 family ATP-binding protein: MKITEKEVLQALSKVQDPDLKKDLVTLGMIENIKITAEELSLSVVLTTPACPLKEVIKKDCLAALEPIANGLNINIDMTSNVTSVRSKSLIMPNVKNIIAVASGKGGVGKSTVTANLAVALAKTGASVGIIDADIFGPSIPTMFDCEHEQPNMVEENGKNMLIPIEKYGVKLLSIGFLTPKDNAIIWRGPMASSALKQFISDVKWGELDYLLIDLPPGTSDIHLTLVQSVPVTGAVIVTTPQKVAIADAQKGLSMFRQPQINVPLLGVIENMAYFTPEELPENKYYLFGQDGGKKMAEKYDIPFLGEIPLVQSIRESGDSGYPAVMKDGVTEEAFSELAQNVARRVAIRNASKEKTKIVQMN, encoded by the coding sequence TTGAAAATCACAGAAAAGGAAGTATTGCAGGCGTTGAGTAAAGTTCAAGATCCAGATCTTAAAAAGGATTTGGTGACATTGGGCATGATCGAAAATATTAAAATCACAGCAGAGGAGTTGAGTCTTTCTGTAGTACTTACTACACCAGCTTGTCCGCTCAAAGAAGTGATCAAAAAGGATTGTTTGGCCGCTTTAGAGCCAATTGCCAACGGTCTGAATATCAATATTGACATGACGTCGAACGTGACTAGTGTGAGAAGCAAGTCATTGATTATGCCCAATGTGAAAAACATTATTGCTGTAGCTTCTGGAAAAGGAGGGGTAGGCAAGTCAACTGTTACGGCCAACCTTGCTGTGGCTTTGGCTAAAACAGGTGCAAGTGTAGGTATCATAGATGCCGATATCTTCGGCCCATCTATTCCCACTATGTTCGACTGTGAGCATGAGCAGCCCAATATGGTAGAAGAGAATGGAAAAAACATGTTGATTCCTATTGAGAAGTATGGCGTCAAATTATTGTCGATTGGATTCTTGACACCCAAAGACAATGCCATCATCTGGCGTGGACCAATGGCTAGTTCTGCTTTGAAGCAATTCATCTCGGATGTAAAATGGGGAGAATTAGATTATTTATTAATAGATCTACCACCGGGAACTAGCGATATTCACCTGACGTTGGTACAGTCAGTGCCGGTGACAGGTGCGGTGATCGTGACTACCCCACAGAAAGTTGCTATTGCGGATGCACAGAAAGGCTTGTCGATGTTCAGGCAGCCACAGATCAATGTGCCATTGCTTGGTGTGATCGAAAATATGGCTTACTTCACTCCAGAAGAATTACCTGAGAATAAGTATTATCTCTTTGGTCAGGACGGAGGGAAGAAAATGGCTGAAAAGTATGATATTCCGTTTTTAGGAGAAATTCCTTTGGTTCAATCTATTCGCGAAAGTGGAGACAGTGGATACCCAGCCGTGATGAAGGATGGGGTGACAGAGGAGGCCTTTAGCGAATTGGCACAAAATGTAGCCAGAAGAGTAGCAATCAGAAATGCGTCGAAAGAGAAGACAAAGATTGTTCAAATGAACTAA
- a CDS encoding NifU family protein has translation MDANLKQELLAKIDQAINNIRPYLKADGGDVKVLDIDDDYVVLVELLGACESCPMSPMTMKAGIEEAVKRVAPEVKSIKAVNIAPVS, from the coding sequence ATGGATGCAAATTTAAAACAGGAGCTTTTAGCCAAGATTGATCAAGCAATCAACAACATTAGACCTTATCTGAAGGCCGATGGCGGAGACGTGAAGGTGCTTGATATAGACGATGACTATGTGGTACTCGTAGAGTTGCTAGGTGCATGCGAATCGTGCCCTATGTCTCCCATGACGATGAAAGCAGGTATAGAGGAAGCTGTAAAGAGAGTAGCTCCCGAAGTGAAATCCATTAAAGCAGTAAATATTGCTCCAGTTAGCTAA
- the ddlA gene encoding D-alanine--D-alanine ligase, whose translation MENKIKVGILFGGKSAEHEISLKSAKNVIEALDKNKYEPVLIGIDKNGQWLYNEQSSIILHADDIEKISLNPNSETVALVPQSGGQLSGSTQKIDVVFPILHGPLGEDGCTQGLLKLANVPFVGAGVLGSAVGMDKDIMKRLLRDAGLPIGKYLTIRSHQERPSFESVTDTLGLPCFVKPANLGSSVGINRVDTEDQYQTALDEAFSFDHKIIIEEFIEGREIECAVLGNENPKASIPGEISFTHSFYSYEAKYLDDQGYKIDIPAKISEQQITDIQKMAIDTFQTLECEGFARVDVFLTKDGRLLVNEINTIPGFTQISMYPKLWEASGIAYKDLIDQLIQLAIARFEKEKQIKSSV comes from the coding sequence ATGGAGAATAAAATCAAAGTAGGCATCTTGTTTGGCGGAAAATCGGCCGAACACGAAATTTCGCTCAAATCTGCTAAGAATGTCATCGAAGCATTAGATAAAAACAAATATGAGCCTGTACTTATTGGTATCGATAAAAATGGTCAATGGCTATACAACGAGCAATCGTCGATTATTCTCCATGCGGACGACATCGAAAAAATCAGTCTAAACCCTAACAGCGAAACTGTAGCCCTAGTCCCTCAAAGTGGTGGACAGCTGTCTGGAAGTACACAAAAAATAGACGTAGTCTTTCCTATTTTACATGGCCCACTTGGCGAGGATGGTTGTACTCAAGGTTTATTAAAACTAGCAAATGTGCCTTTTGTAGGCGCTGGCGTTTTAGGATCTGCCGTGGGTATGGACAAGGACATCATGAAAAGATTGCTCCGAGATGCAGGCTTGCCTATAGGCAAATATCTGACTATTAGATCTCACCAAGAAAGGCCTAGTTTTGAATCAGTTACCGATACACTGGGACTACCATGTTTCGTAAAACCCGCAAACCTAGGCTCTTCTGTCGGCATCAACCGAGTAGATACCGAAGACCAATATCAAACAGCACTAGACGAAGCATTTTCATTCGATCACAAGATTATTATCGAAGAGTTTATCGAGGGTCGAGAAATAGAGTGCGCCGTACTGGGCAACGAAAACCCCAAAGCATCTATACCTGGCGAAATTTCATTCACACACAGTTTTTACTCGTACGAAGCCAAGTACCTCGACGACCAAGGGTATAAAATAGACATTCCTGCCAAAATTTCTGAGCAGCAAATCACTGACATCCAAAAAATGGCAATCGATACCTTCCAGACTTTAGAATGTGAGGGGTTTGCTCGCGTAGATGTGTTCCTCACCAAAGATGGCCGACTACTTGTCAATGAAATCAACACCATCCCTGGATTCACTCAGATTAGCATGTATCCTAAGCTTTGGGAAGCCTCTGGCATAGCCTACAAAGATTTGATTGATCAGTTAATACAATTGGCCATTGCTAGGTTTGAAAAAGAAAAGCAAATTAAGAGCTCCGTATAA
- a CDS encoding T9SS type A sorting domain-containing protein → MYYKSCRIGLLVWFVFIALTSQAQLEVRPIPIQVPLSGQHGVRVADVGDTLSLPFWDDFSFASLIPSEELWASNTGAIINGTLGKISPTVNVVSFDGIDLTGNPHQPPTAVGSAATDVLTSKPINLLLPVEKQDSVYFSFFWQMRGYGEVPEHKDSLKVFFKNKHGEWIMQFEKQGLEENLHETFTKEMIQIESDDFFHEGFQFRFQAAGNGTGPFDIWNIDYVYLNQDRHETDESLWDRAFGSMPSSMFSQYTMIPYDVIFDFPDTIYQDMTLEMTTLEDGRFFPTYDFYIRDTLTKSLLYTQPTATANPINNFGRNTVQVDAIKSADLQSIATDSLFLELEFIFNTDDGFFVSAHNPTATPSSADTVYLNDPFYNYRLNDTIRSYHEVHETLAYDDGSAEYAAGLNKVEGQLAVSFVLPSSDTLTHVDIYFPQINPLPAGERITLSVLSQLTDDDVDVRRSQDFFISGGAGVNEFSRFTFETPVIVNGEFFIVMKQYTSDYIGIGLDKDNLLGKQKIFMNIENGWEPNYKVDGMVMIRAGFANSDFVVSDVEYKIGQLNIFPNPVQYTLNVQGIFDYYEIMDLSGQTLKSGRTQQVEVSDLVNGLYLIRITSGPLSETRKIVVQH, encoded by the coding sequence ATGTATTACAAAAGCTGTCGTATTGGTTTGTTGGTCTGGTTTGTCTTTATAGCACTAACTAGTCAGGCGCAGCTCGAGGTTAGGCCAATCCCTATACAAGTTCCTTTGTCGGGTCAACATGGAGTGAGAGTAGCAGATGTGGGAGATACGCTTTCTTTGCCTTTCTGGGATGATTTTTCGTTTGCCAGTCTAATACCTAGCGAAGAGCTGTGGGCGTCTAATACAGGAGCAATCATCAATGGTACGCTTGGCAAAATATCACCTACAGTGAATGTGGTTTCTTTTGATGGTATTGATTTGACAGGTAATCCACACCAGCCACCTACTGCTGTAGGTAGTGCTGCTACAGATGTGCTCACGTCTAAACCGATAAATTTATTGTTGCCAGTAGAAAAACAGGACTCCGTATATTTTTCATTTTTTTGGCAAATGCGAGGTTATGGTGAAGTACCAGAGCATAAAGATTCATTGAAAGTCTTTTTCAAAAACAAACACGGGGAGTGGATTATGCAATTTGAAAAGCAAGGTTTGGAAGAGAATTTACACGAGACTTTCACTAAGGAGATGATTCAGATTGAATCGGATGATTTTTTTCATGAAGGGTTTCAGTTTCGTTTTCAAGCTGCAGGTAACGGAACAGGACCATTCGATATTTGGAATATAGATTACGTTTATCTTAACCAAGATAGACATGAAACGGATGAGTCTCTGTGGGATCGTGCTTTTGGAAGCATGCCTTCGTCCATGTTTAGCCAATATACCATGATTCCTTATGATGTTATTTTTGATTTTCCTGATACTATCTATCAGGACATGACGCTAGAAATGACAACACTAGAGGATGGTAGGTTTTTTCCGACGTACGATTTCTATATACGAGACACGTTGACCAAGAGCTTGCTGTATACACAGCCTACGGCTACGGCCAATCCAATCAATAATTTTGGACGTAATACTGTGCAAGTTGATGCCATCAAGTCTGCGGATTTGCAATCTATTGCTACGGATTCTTTGTTTCTGGAGTTAGAATTTATATTTAATACAGATGACGGTTTTTTTGTGTCCGCTCACAACCCTACTGCCACCCCCAGTTCTGCCGATACGGTGTATCTCAATGATCCGTTTTATAACTATCGATTAAATGATACGATAAGGAGCTACCATGAAGTGCATGAAACCTTGGCCTATGACGATGGTAGTGCAGAGTATGCCGCAGGGCTCAATAAAGTAGAAGGTCAGTTGGCGGTTTCCTTTGTATTGCCTAGCTCGGATACACTAACGCATGTTGATATTTACTTTCCCCAGATTAACCCTTTGCCAGCTGGCGAACGTATTACACTGTCTGTGTTGAGCCAGTTGACGGATGATGATGTAGATGTAAGGAGATCGCAAGATTTTTTTATATCGGGCGGTGCTGGAGTCAATGAGTTCTCAAGGTTTACCTTCGAAACGCCTGTCATTGTAAATGGCGAATTTTTTATTGTCATGAAGCAATATACGAGTGACTATATTGGAATAGGCTTGGACAAAGATAACTTGTTGGGCAAACAGAAAATATTTATGAATATTGAGAATGGTTGGGAGCCTAATTATAAGGTGGATGGCATGGTTATGATTAGAGCGGGATTTGCTAATTCTGATTTTGTAGTTTCAGATGTAGAATATAAAATAGGCCAGCTCAATATATTTCCCAATCCCGTTCAGTATACCCTGAATGTACAAGGTATATTCGATTACTATGAAATCATGGATTTGTCAGGGCAGACATTGAAGTCGGGGAGGACTCAGCAGGTAGAGGTTTCAGATTTGGTCAATGGTTTGTATTTGATCAGAATCACTTCTGGTCCCTTGTCAGAGACCAGAAAGATCGTGGTACAACACTAA
- a CDS encoding PASTA domain-containing protein: protein MSKSEASKKDLLIHIGLAGVASVVILLFVFYMYLPITTNHGESMTVPNLEGILLEDLEEFLEERDLRYEVESDSGYSPKFPPLAVLKQFPLPQAKVKEGRKIYITLNATKPPVVKMPSLIQRSLKNAQLELRSLGLLLGDIKYKPDFALNTILAQYYEGKKLNGGEEIPKGSKIDFEVGDGLGNQSFQMLNLTNMGLDEAVFVMRGYGLKLGDVFYEDQGKIIKEKEVSGGEVVTETIEARPGKVFKHSPNDKNIAKIGQEIDLWIVKVDSAAIEEVPTLDLGTE, encoded by the coding sequence ATGAGTAAAAGTGAAGCTTCGAAGAAGGATTTATTGATTCATATTGGATTAGCCGGTGTGGCTTCCGTCGTTATATTATTGTTTGTTTTTTACATGTATTTGCCTATTACTACCAACCATGGTGAGAGTATGACAGTTCCTAACTTGGAAGGGATTTTGCTCGAAGATTTGGAAGAGTTTTTGGAAGAACGAGACCTGAGGTACGAAGTAGAATCAGATTCTGGTTATTCTCCGAAATTCCCACCGTTGGCTGTGCTCAAGCAATTTCCATTGCCGCAAGCCAAAGTAAAAGAAGGGCGAAAAATCTACATTACACTTAATGCAACTAAGCCACCAGTAGTGAAAATGCCTTCTTTGATTCAGCGTTCGCTGAAAAACGCTCAGCTCGAATTGAGGAGCTTAGGGTTGCTATTGGGAGACATAAAATATAAACCTGATTTTGCCTTGAATACCATTCTGGCGCAATACTATGAAGGCAAGAAGCTGAATGGTGGTGAGGAAATTCCAAAAGGTTCTAAGATTGATTTTGAAGTAGGAGATGGTTTGGGCAATCAGTCTTTTCAAATGCTTAATCTAACAAATATGGGCTTGGATGAAGCGGTATTTGTGATGCGTGGTTATGGGTTGAAACTAGGCGATGTATTCTATGAAGATCAAGGAAAAATAATAAAAGAAAAAGAGGTTTCGGGTGGAGAAGTGGTCACAGAAACCATAGAAGCCAGACCTGGGAAAGTGTTTAAACACTCTCCAAATGACAAGAATATAGCAAAGATTGGTCAGGAGATAGATCTGTGGATCGTGAAAGTGGATTCTGCTGCAATAGAAGAAGTGCCAACGTTGGATCTGGGTACTGAATGA